Part of the Eikenella corrodens genome is shown below.
TCGTGTTTGCCCCCACAGACAATGGCGAACTGCGCGGCTCCGGCCGTTCCATTCCCTCATTACATCTGCGCGATGCCATCGACTTGGTATCCAAACGCCATCCCGAGCTAATTCTAAAATTCGGCGGCCACGCTATGGCTGCCGGCCTCACCATTCGTGAGCAGGATTTTCCCCACTTCCAACAAGCTTTCGAAAGCGTACTAACCGAACTGCTGGATCAAGACGCACTCACCCGCACCTTCCTCACCGACGGCAGCCTGAGCCCGGAAGAAATTTCCCTGCATACTGCCGAAACGCTGTCCAAGCAGGTATGGGGACAAGGCTTTCAACCCCCATGTTTCTACAACCAATTTGAAGTATTGTGGCAGCGGGTAGTAGGCAACGGTCATAAAAAAGCCGGCCTAAATTGTGGCGGACACACTGTAGAAGCCATGTTTTTCCGCTGCACCGAAGAGCTTCCGGCCAAAATCCACACGGTATACCGCCCCGTTGCCAACCAATGGCGCAACCAATATGAATTACAACTGCACATCGACCACTGGGAAATAGGCTAAATACACACCACACAGCCAAAACTCTTACTCTATTTTCTCACGCACACCAACATAGCCAGCTAGCCACAGGAAATAACCACTTTTCCATAAACGATGTATTCTTACCATGATTTAACTTATAATCACACCTTAAACTATAATAGTGTAAAAGCATTCTTACTAAATGCGGGCCTTGCGGGCGATATCCTAAAGGCAAATATCCGCCCGAAATTTTAAACTCCGTTCTACTTTACTTAGGCAAACATATGAGCGTCGGACTATTGCGTGTCCTGTTTCAAAATAAGTTGATTGGGCAGGATCAGGTTGAAAAATACCGAGAAAACATTAATCAAAACAAAAATATCATTCCTATGCTAGCTGAGGCAGGCATTATCCAACAAAAAGATTTACTGTTGCTGCTGGCTAAATTGTTCCATTATCCGATGATGGATTTATCCCGCTACTCGCGTTCGATGCTGGTACAGGATGTCATTAATGATACCCAGATGCTGGAGTACCGTTGTGTCCCTTTATTCAAGCGTGGGCAAAAACTGTTTTTAGGTGTATCCAACCCCACACTGTTGCAAATATACCAACAATTGGTTTTTCCCAGTGGTTTGTCCGTCGATTTGGTGCTGGTCAATGACGAGCAGCTGGATAGATTGCTGGAATTCGCCAGCCAAGCCTCCACTGCCATCCTAGATGAAATTTCCGAGAATCCGGATGGCAAACCAATATTACTGGACGGCGAATCAGAAGACGGCCCGATTGCCAAATTCATTCACAAAGTGCTGTCTGATGCCCTAAATACCGGCGCCTCAGATATCCATTTTGAGTTTTATGAAGAAATGGCACGCATCCGATTCCGTACTGACGGTCAATTGCGCGAAGTGGTGCAGCCTCCGCTCAACATCCGCGGGCAGATTGCTTCGCGTATCAAGGTAATGTCGAAAATGGACATTTCCGAAAAACGCATACCGCAGGACGGCCGTATCCAGATCCAGTTCCATAAAAACCAAAAGCCGATCGACTTTCGTGTAAATACGCTGCCTACACTATTCGGCGAAAAAATTGTAATGCGTATTCTGAATTCAGATGCTGCCACGTTGAATATCGACCAACTGGGTTTCGAACCTTTCCAAAAAGAATTACTACTGGAGGCCATCCACCGCCCATACGGCATGGTGCTGGTTACCGGCCCGACCGGTTCGGGTAAAACCGTGTCGCTGTATACCTGTCTAAACATCTTGAATACCGACAGTGTAAACATCTCCACCGCCGAAGACCCGGCCGAGATTAACTTGCCCGGTATCAATCAGGTAAACGTAAACGATAAACAGGGCATGACATTTGCTGCAGCATTGAAAGCATTCCTGCGTCAAGACCCGGACATCATCATGGTGGGTGAGATTCGCGACTTGGAAACTGCCGATATTGCCATTAAAGCCGCGCAAACCGGCCACATGGTGTTCTCTACCCTGCATACCAATAATGCTCCGGCCACACTATCCCGTATGTTGAACATGGGGGTAGCACCGTTCAATATTGCTAGCTCGGTTAATCTGATTATGGCGCAGCGTTTGGTGCGGCGGCTGTGTACCTGCAAACAACCGATCGAGCGTCCGCCAGCTGAAGCTTTACTGAAGGTCGGCTTCACTGAAGAAGACTTAGCCAAGGACGCCTGGCAGTTATACCGTCAAGTGGGTTGTGACCGGTGCAGAGGAAAAGGTTTCAAAGGACGAGCCGGTGTATATGAAATCATGCCGGTTACCGATGCCATGCAGAAAATCATCATCAATAACGGTACCGAAGTGGATATTGCTCAACAAGCCTACGCTGATGGATTGGTGGACCTGCGCCGAGCCGGTATTTTAAAAGCAATGCAAGGTATTACCACCTTAGAAGAAATCCTTGCCAGCACTAACGACTAATAAAGATCGTTTCATTTAAAAGGGAATCATCATGGCTACAAACAAACGAAACCAATCCAATAAAAAAGTGGCGGGAACCAGCTACGAATTTGAAGGCCGGCACCTAGAGTCCGAGCAAATCGTCCGTGGCGAGGTAGTTGCCAAAGACGAGCAGGACGCACGTGCCAAACTTGCCCGCCGCCGAATCAAGGTTATCAGCCTGCATAAAAAGAAAAAAGTTCGCGAAAAGAAAATCACCCAGGGCGACATTACCGTATTCACCCGCCAGCTATCCACTATGATGAAAGCAGGCCTACCGGTGATGCAGGCGTTTGATATTGTAGCCAAAGGCCACTCCAACGCCTCCATGACCAAGCTCTTGATGGAAGTGCGCAACGACATCGAACAAGGTACCTCTATGGCCAATGCATTCCGCAAGCATCCGAAATATTTTGATGACTTCTATTGCAACCTGGTGGATGCCGGTGAGGCAGGCGGTGTACTGGAAAACCTGCTGGATAAACTGGCCACCTATATGGAAAAAACCCAGGCCATCAAAAAGAAAATCAAAAGTGCGCTTACCTATCCGATTGCAGTAGTGGTAGTAGCCATTATATTGGTTATCATCATGATGATGTTCGTATTACCAGAATTTAAAAAGGTATATGACGGCATGAACGCCGAAATGCCGGCACTAACCCAATTCATGATGGGTATTTCTGACTTTATGGTTGCATACGGCTGGATCGTAATCATCGCGATGATTGGTGCCGTAGTGGCTTTCATTCAATGGCATAAACGCTCCTTCGAACTGCAAAAACGTATCGATGCCCTCTTGCTCAAAATGCCTATCTTCGGCAACATCGTGGAAAAAGGCACAATTGCCCGATGGGCTCGTACCACCGCTACCCTGTTTACTGCCGGCGTACCGCTAGTAGAGGCGCTAGATTCCGTAGGCGGTGCATCAGGCAACATCATTTATGAAGAGGCTACTAAAAGCATCCGTAACCAAGTGAACCAAGGTAGCTCATTAACCACTGCCATGGGCTCAACCGACTTGTTCCCCAATATGGTTTTGCAAATGGCCTCCATTGGTGAAGAATCCGGCTCGCTGGACGACATGCTCAACAAAGCAGCCGAATTCTATGAGGAAGAAGTGGATATTGCCGTTGCTACCCTTTCCTCCTTGATGGAACCGATTATTATGGTGGTTTTGGGCAGTATCATTGGTGTAATTCTAGTGTCCATGTACCTGCCACTGTTCAAC
Proteins encoded:
- the pilB gene encoding type IV-A pilus assembly ATPase PilB, with amino-acid sequence MSVGLLRVLFQNKLIGQDQVEKYRENINQNKNIIPMLAEAGIIQQKDLLLLLAKLFHYPMMDLSRYSRSMLVQDVINDTQMLEYRCVPLFKRGQKLFLGVSNPTLLQIYQQLVFPSGLSVDLVLVNDEQLDRLLEFASQASTAILDEISENPDGKPILLDGESEDGPIAKFIHKVLSDALNTGASDIHFEFYEEMARIRFRTDGQLREVVQPPLNIRGQIASRIKVMSKMDISEKRIPQDGRIQIQFHKNQKPIDFRVNTLPTLFGEKIVMRILNSDAATLNIDQLGFEPFQKELLLEAIHRPYGMVLVTGPTGSGKTVSLYTCLNILNTDSVNISTAEDPAEINLPGINQVNVNDKQGMTFAAALKAFLRQDPDIIMVGEIRDLETADIAIKAAQTGHMVFSTLHTNNAPATLSRMLNMGVAPFNIASSVNLIMAQRLVRRLCTCKQPIERPPAEALLKVGFTEEDLAKDAWQLYRQVGCDRCRGKGFKGRAGVYEIMPVTDAMQKIIINNGTEVDIAQQAYADGLVDLRRAGILKAMQGITTLEEILASTND
- a CDS encoding type II secretion system F family protein, whose protein sequence is MATNKRNQSNKKVAGTSYEFEGRHLESEQIVRGEVVAKDEQDARAKLARRRIKVISLHKKKKVREKKITQGDITVFTRQLSTMMKAGLPVMQAFDIVAKGHSNASMTKLLMEVRNDIEQGTSMANAFRKHPKYFDDFYCNLVDAGEAGGVLENLLDKLATYMEKTQAIKKKIKSALTYPIAVVVVAIILVIIMMMFVLPEFKKVYDGMNAEMPALTQFMMGISDFMVAYGWIVIIAMIGAVVAFIQWHKRSFELQKRIDALLLKMPIFGNIVEKGTIARWARTTATLFTAGVPLVEALDSVGGASGNIIYEEATKSIRNQVNQGSSLTTAMGSTDLFPNMVLQMASIGEESGSLDDMLNKAAEFYEEEVDIAVATLSSLMEPIIMVVLGSIIGVILVSMYLPLFNLGSVVG